The genome window CGTGAAGGCGCCCTCGCGCCCCAGCTCGAGGTCGAACGAGAGCCACTCCTCGCGGCCCGATACCTTCATTCGCAGGCGGCTCATGCGCGCATCCTCCATCGATCGTTGCGCTGCCACGGTCCCTCGTGCGTCGGTGCGGCGCTGCCGGCCGACGTCGCCGACGATGTCGCCGTCCCCGCAGACTGGGCCGCGAAGGCCGCCGCCACCAGGGCCTCGACCCTGGGGGCCGGTTCGGCGATGACGTTCTCCTTGAGGAAGTGCGTGTGCACGTTGCCCGCCACGAAGTCCGGGTGCGCGATGAGCGATCGGAGGAATGTGGTGTTCGTGGTGACGCCGAGAATCACCAGATCGCTCAGGGCGACGCGCATCTTCTGCAGCGCTTCTTCGCGCGTCTTTCCCCAGGTGAGCACCTTGGCCAGCATGGGATCGTGGTGCACCGTCACCGCATAGCCCTCGACGATGCCACAGTCAACGCGGATGCCCGGGCCGCGTGGCAGCCGCAGCCGACGCACCTCGCCCGTGGCGGGGAGAAAGCTGTTCGACGGGTCTTCGGCGTAGATGCGGCACTCGATGGCGTGGGCTTCCGCGCGCAGGTCGTTCTGGGTGAAGGGCAGGGCGTGTCCCGCTGCCACGAGCAGCTGGGTGCGCACCAGGTCGCGCCCGAGCATGAGCTCGGTGACCCCGTGTTCGACCTGCAGGCGCGTGTTCATCTCCATGAACCAGAACTGGCCGCCCTGATCCATGATGAACTCGACCGTGCCGGCGTTGACATAGCCCACCGCGCGGGCCGCCGCCACGGCCGCCTCGCCGAGGCGTGCGCGCAGGGCGTCGTCGATGCCACAGGCCGGCGATTCC of Pseudomonadota bacterium contains these proteins:
- a CDS encoding ATP-grasp domain-containing protein; amino-acid sequence: MTAMQKVLIANRGEIALRVIQAVREAGMRAVAVYADPDAGAPHVAAADEAYRLPGSTPAETYLNIARLLEIAEAHDVDAVHPGYGFLSENPRFAQACADADLVFIGPSPDVMATMGDKIVSKQTMEAAGVPVLKGVMLDPHDIEAWKTAAEQIGFPVLLKATAGGGGKGMRLVEGPEGLQEALEGAAREAAKAFGDDRVFMEKYIARPRHIEVQVFADTHGNVVHMLERECSIQRRHQKVVEESPACGIDDALRARLGEAAVAAARAVGYVNAGTVEFIMDQGGQFWFMEMNTRLQVEHGVTELMLGRDLVRTQLLVAAGHALPFTQNDLRAEAHAIECRIYAEDPSNSFLPATGEVRRLRLPRGPGIRVDCGIVEGYAVTVHHDPMLAKVLTWGKTREEALQKMRVALSDLVILGVTTNTTFLRSLIAHPDFVAGNVHTHFLKENVIAEPAPRVEALVAAAFAAQSAGTATSSATSAGSAAPTHEGPWQRNDRWRMRA